In the genome of Hippoglossus hippoglossus isolate fHipHip1 chromosome 12, fHipHip1.pri, whole genome shotgun sequence, one region contains:
- the ccdc80l2 gene encoding coiled-coil domain-containing protein 80, producing the protein MSVRMCNYYTSHLHLLLFAVLWSLSFPSLLSAWPGPGRSEPKDQLDPNVRDWGDYSDLPTGIEQGQGLDEEVQHAGNRGAGESTSSLAPELDFLAEFAGKKRLWVITAPSHNDHYLHMMEKQLEEMEQKVLNCRLAERDTFIITIIQNAMMEGRIQKTTFPGEAMVESLDPDTVTRLLHYLDLNNQEQGFTMLVLKKNLYVSERFPYPVRVEAILELIDQFPMRKLEKMTRKGANIRCSPVKKKVVVKRKKIKRKMVLSSQRQGNRTSVGALPRKPLDKKAALRSKIQEILSGRSRFVIRKVPAAGSTRGKASNSGGRAAANGLEKEKEHSSPSVSKSNEEVKKPRAESTVEEDKKTHGGRNSEDKREQNVKDDSQEKPGSKKKGKGKKGKKGKGRGKKSNREASDEDKAALKDLLESLKGNRRLMLISTPSRDATLYIQQKEENEKSHCGLAIRKISVATIVEGSDATLTLQHHQLESEPPLSDVSDQLFGSGLISLLRAELRLSSADLFSMTVTDYDMRPDRVFEAPPSSPALFEYIDNFPSRRPEKEKERKSPTVCTKDKEPGAENSLLRFMSKRRLLLISAPSEDDYSFQQQLTALNGQKCHLGIRHFAMLKLTGTGNKASGTVELFPLNGHSQSEVEPLSRDMVNNMREQLKISKDYFSMLIVGKDGDVKAWFPSPMWSLDSVYDLVDSMELRLQEEKLQKRLGIHCPEDRGTGGSEAGHYHGYGDEEMYSYHRSEK; encoded by the exons atgTCAGTAAGGATGTGTAATTACTACACCTCACATTTGCACCTGCTGTTGTTTGCGGTTTTGTGGAGCCTCAGCTTCCCAAGTCTGCTCTCCGCCTGGCCGGGCCCCGGTCGCAGTGAGCCAAAGGATCAGCTGGACCCTAATGTTCGGGACTGGGGGGACTATTCGGACCTCCCTACGGGGATCGAGCAGGGACAGGGGTTGGATGAAGAAGTACAACACGCAGGCAACAGAGGTGCAGGAGAATCAACATCAAGCCTGGCTCCTGAGCTGGATTTCCTGGCTGAATTTGCAG GTAAAAAGCGACTGTGGGTGATAACAGCCCCATCGCACAATGACCACTATCTGCATATGATGGAGAAACAGCTGGAAGAGATGGAGCAG AAAGTGCTGAACTGTCGTCTAGCAGAAAGAGacaccttcatcatcaccatcatccagAACGCCATGATGGAAGGTCGGATACAGAAAACAACTTTCCCGGGAGAAGCCATGGTCGAGAGCCTCGACCCGGACACAGTTACCAGGCTGCTGCACTACCTAGACCTCAACAACCAG GAGCAAGGCTTCACCATGCTGGTTCTGAAGAAGAATCTGTACGTCAGTGAGCGGTTCCCCTATCCGGTCCGAGTTGAGGCGATTCTGGAGCTCATCGATCAGTTCCCCAtgaggaagctggagaagatGACCAGAAAAGGAGCCAACATAAG gtGTAGCCCTGTTAAAAAGAAGGTTGtggtgaaaaggaaaaagataaaGAGGAAGATGGTGCTGAGCTCTCAGAGGCAGGGAAATAGGACTTCTGTGGGGGCGCTACCAAGAAAACCTCTGGACAAAAAAGCCGCTCTGAGGAGTAAGATCCAGGAAATACTAAGCGGACGGTCGAGGTTTGTTATCCGTAAGGTCCCTGCTGCGGGGTCCACGAGGGGAAAGGCATCGAACAGCGGTGGTCGAGCCGCTGCCAACGGactggaaaaagagaaagagcacagttctccctctgtgtcaaaGAGCAACGAAGAAGTAAAGAAGCCCAG GGCCGAGTCCACCGTGGAAGaagataagaaaacacatggaGGGAGAAACAGTGAGGACAAAAGAGAGCAAAACGTAAAGGACGATTCACAGGAAAAACCTGGCTCAAAGAAgaagggaaaaggaaagaaaggaaagaaagggaaaggaAGAGGGAAGAAGTCCAACAGAGAAGCCAGTGATGAGGATAAAGCGGCCTTGAAGGACCTTTTGGAAAGTTTAAAGGGAAACAGAAGGTTGATG cTGATCTCAACGCCCAGCAGAGACGCGACGCTTTACATCCAGCAAAAAGAGGAGAATGAGAAGAGTCACTGTGGCCTCGCCATCAGGAAGATCAGCGTTGCGACCATTGTGGAAGGCAGTGACGCCACACTCACGCTGCAGCACCACCAGCTTG aatcAGAGCCTCCACTCAGTGACGTGTCAGACCAGCTCTTTGGTTCAGGCCTGATCTCCCTGTTGAGAGCTGAGCTCCGCCTGTCATCCGCTGACCTCTTCTCCATGACCGTCACAGACTACGACATGAGGCCTGAT AGAGTTTTTGAAGCTCCCCCATCGAGCCCTGCTCTGTTCGAGTACATCGATAACTTCCCCTCAAGGCgcccagagaaagaaaaagagaggaagagccCAACTGTCTGCACCAAAGACAAAGAGCCTGGAGCAGAGAACTCCCTGCTCAG GTTCATGTCTAAGAGGAGACTGCTGCTCATCTCTGCTCCCTCTGAGGACGACTACTCCTTCCAACAGCAGCTCACTGCTCTCAACGGACAGAAGTGCCACCTGG GTATTCGCCACTTTGCCATGTTAAAGTTGACTGGGACTGGAAACAAAGCGTCAGGAACTGTTGAGTTATTTCCACTAAATG GTCATAGTCAGAGTGAGGTCGAGCCGTTATCCCGCGACATGGTCAACAACATGAGAGAGCAGCTGAAGATCAGCAAGGACTACTTCAGCATGCTGATCGTGGGGAAGGACGGCGACGTCAAGGCGTGGTTCCCATCCCCCATGTGGTCCCTGGATAGCGTTTACGACCTGGTGGACTCCATGGAGCTTCGCCTCCAGGAGGAAAAGCTGCAGAAGCGACTTGGGATCCACTGCCCTGAGGACAGAGGGACAGGAGGCAGTGAGGCGGGACACTATCACGGCTATGGTGACGAGGAGATGTACTCATATCACCGGTCGGAGAAATGa
- the fybb gene encoding FYN-binding protein 1 isoform X2: protein MANKSDVKAMKARFEVSESSNDDTSPAGRTKQPLGPTLSSGSTTLTKKPLGRESFSGSAIIIPPKPAFLKNAVSPRNDTVVHEPNKTIAPTSRFANTQDDLNARIKPFIGNKQQIPMKPHLSKPPEAKAPIQKTPLNKPPLSSTLSDAKPKPPPALTSKPSWVKHNTGGVPSTASSALKIPPLQQKTSSSLIKLWQQNEDKAGANMDTADKPSPQTKPPSNFRASQNMSNKEKDNSEQPENGGTSKAPGSAANSVPPAKPPAAKKPSLKRYTKDSPQLGTDNGVAIGPKRNPLPNSLALGTAPAKPNRPPKVNLENFKRGAVASEDGPGTLGKSIIPAPLPSNHRNHVIPPPAAQADFPSLPPRHPGSMIEQEEIYDDLDEVNSNPPPLPLPSGHPSQWAKEGLEDDDDGDTYDDLDERWEEVEQKQEKQKEKEAKEMKKQQEAEKKEQKEREKKEQDARKKFKLVGPLEVIQQGKACVDCKGNKTDLLLKLGDSLDILRVQGNPEGKWLGRTQDGSIGYVKTVSVEIDFNSLKNRSSQQESDPEVYDDIDVLSADNGGIKGPGVVLPPLPGEEGEIYDDVSDPNLEGRVPPPSQFAAQGNSDQAEDEEIYDDVDSQNQPPPLPSFPNLKGRSRNEEMDPKKQKKFEKEEKEFRKKFKYDGEIQVLHQVTIVHTLTNKRWNGKELPVKAAEQLDVIVEAVDNKLICRNEEGKFGYVSTSHIVTDDADIYDDIRDDCVYDND, encoded by the exons ATG GCTAACAAGTCTGATGTAAAGGCCATGAAGGCTCGCTTCGAAGTGAGTGAGTCAAGCAATGACGACACTTCACCGGCTGGACGTACTAAACAACCCCTGGGCCCCACTCTCTCCTCCGGGTCGACCACACTGACAAAGAAACCTCTCGGGCGAGAGAGCTTCTCGGGCAGCGCGATTATAATTCCTCCTAAACCAGCTTTCCTTAAAAATGCTGTATCCCCAAGAAATGACACAGTGGTCCATGAGCCAAACAAAACTATAGCCCCGACTAGCAGGTTTGCCAACACACAGGATGACCTTAACGCCAGAATCAAACCTTTTATAGGTAATAAACAGCAAATACCCATGAAGCCACATCTGTCAAAGCCTCCTGAAGCTAAAGCCCCCATACAGAAGACTCCTCTCAACAAGCCCCCCCTCAGCTCCACCCTGTCCGACGCCAAACCTAAACCACCTCCAGCACTCACCTCCAAGCCCAGCTGGGTAAAACACAACACTGGGGGTGTGCCCTCCACAGCCAGCTCCGCACTCAAAATACCACCTTTACAACAAAAAACGAGCAGCAGCCTTATAAAACTATGGCAGCAAAATGAAGATAAGGCAGGGGCAAACATGGACACCGCGGACAAGCCTTCACCTCAGACAAAGCCCCCGTCCAACTTTAGGGCTTCTCAGAATATGTCCAACAAGGAGAAGGACAACAGCGAGCAGCCAGAAAATGGTGGAACCAGCAAAGCGCCAGGCTCTGCCGCTAACTCCGTACCTCCTGCCAAACCTCCAGCCGCTAAAAAGCCTAGCTTGAAGCGGTACACCAAGGACTCCCCTCAGCTTGGCACCGATAACGGTGTTGCCATTGGCCCCAAGCGTAACCCTCTACCCAACAGTTTAGCTTTGGGTACTGCTCCTGCTAAACCCAACCGACCCCCCAAAGTCAACCTGGAGAACTTCAAAAGAGGTGCTGTGGCCTCTGAGGATG GTCCAGGCACCTTGGGGAAATCCATCATCCCAGCTCCTCTTCCAAGTAACCACCGCAACCATGTGAtccctcctccagcagctcaggCTGACTTCCCCAGTCTTCCCCCACGACACCCTGGATCCAT GATCGAACAAGAGGAAATCTACGATGATCTTGATGAAGTAAACAGCAATCCTCCACCTCTACCACTACCCTCAG GTCACCCCAGTCAGTGGGCAAAG GAGGGACttgaggatgatgatgacggAGACACGTATGATGATCTCGACGAACGATG GGAGGAAgttgaacaaaaacaagaaaagcagaaagagaaagaggcaaaggagatgaaaaaacaacaggaggctgagaagaaggagcagaagGAACGGGAGAAGAAGGAACAAGATGCTAGAAAGAAATTCAAG ttggtTGGGCCCCTGGAGGTCATCCAGCAGGGTAAAGCTTGTGTGGACTGCAAAGGCAATAAAACCGACCTTCTTCTGAAGCTGGGAGACAGTCTGGACATCTTACGTGTCCAAGGAAACCCAGAGGGGAAATGGTTGGGACGGACTCAGGATGGATCCA TCGGTTACGTAAAAACCGTCTCAGTGGAAATTGATTTCAACTCGCTGAAGAATCGTTCAAGTCAGCAGGAGTCCGACCCTGAAGTCTACGATGACATTGATGTGCTCTCCGCTGATAACGG TGGCATTAAGGGACCAGGAG TTGTCCTTCCGCCGCTGccgggagaggaaggagaaataTACGATGATGTTAGTGATCCAAACCTGGAAGGCAG AGTGCCTCCACCGAGCCAGTTCGCTGCACAGGGGAATTCAG ATCAGGCAGAGGATGAGGAAATATACGACGATGTTGACTCTCAAAATCAGCCTCCACCTCTGCCCAG CTTTCCAAACCTAAAAGGCAGAAGCAGGAATGAAGAGATGGACccgaagaagcagaagaagtttgagaaagaggagaaggaattCCGGAAAAAGTTTAAA TATGATGGCGAGATCCAGGTGCTGCACCAGGTGACCATCGTCCACACGCTGACCAATAAGAGGTGGAATGGGAAAGAGCTGCCAGTCAAAGCAGCCGAGCAACTTGACGTCATTGTTGAAGCTGTGGACAACAAACTTATCTGTCGGAATGAAGAGGGCAAAT TTGGTTACGTTTCAACGAGCCACATTGTTACAGA CGATGCTGATATCTACGATGACATCAGAGACG ACTGTGTTTATGACAACGACTGA
- the fybb gene encoding FYN-binding protein 1 isoform X1 yields MANKSDVKAMKARFEVSESSNDDTSPAGRTKQPLGPTLSSGSTTLTKKPLGRESFSGSAIIIPPKPAFLKNAVSPRNDTVVHEPNKTIAPTSRFANTQDDLNARIKPFIGNKQQIPMKPHLSKPPEAKAPIQKTPLNKPPLSSTLSDAKPKPPPALTSKPSWVKHNTGGVPSTASSALKIPPLQQKTSSSLIKLWQQNEDKAGANMDTADKPSPQTKPPSNFRASQNMSNKEKDNSEQPENGGTSKAPGSAANSVPPAKPPAAKKPSLKRYTKDSPQLGTDNGVAIGPKRNPLPNSLALGTAPAKPNRPPKVNLENFKRGAVASEDGPGTLGKSIIPAPLPSNHRNHVIPPPAAQADFPSLPPRHPGSMIEQEEIYDDLDEVNSNPPPLPLPSGHPSQWAKEGLEDDDDGDTYDDLDERWEEVEQKQEKQKEKEAKEMKKQQEAEKKEQKEREKKEQDARKKFKLVGPLEVIQQGKACVDCKGNKTDLLLKLGDSLDILRVQGNPEGKWLGRTQDGSIGYVKTVSVEIDFNSLKNRSSQQESDPEVYDDIDVLSADNGGIKGPGVVLPPLPGEEGEIYDDVSDPNLEGSPVDSRASFVKSRSFLRMFERNNRLASTKVVPPPSQFAAQGNSDQAEDEEIYDDVDSQNQPPPLPSFPNLKGRSRNEEMDPKKQKKFEKEEKEFRKKFKYDGEIQVLHQVTIVHTLTNKRWNGKELPVKAAEQLDVIVEAVDNKLICRNEEGKFGYVSTSHIVTDDADIYDDIRDDCVYDND; encoded by the exons ATG GCTAACAAGTCTGATGTAAAGGCCATGAAGGCTCGCTTCGAAGTGAGTGAGTCAAGCAATGACGACACTTCACCGGCTGGACGTACTAAACAACCCCTGGGCCCCACTCTCTCCTCCGGGTCGACCACACTGACAAAGAAACCTCTCGGGCGAGAGAGCTTCTCGGGCAGCGCGATTATAATTCCTCCTAAACCAGCTTTCCTTAAAAATGCTGTATCCCCAAGAAATGACACAGTGGTCCATGAGCCAAACAAAACTATAGCCCCGACTAGCAGGTTTGCCAACACACAGGATGACCTTAACGCCAGAATCAAACCTTTTATAGGTAATAAACAGCAAATACCCATGAAGCCACATCTGTCAAAGCCTCCTGAAGCTAAAGCCCCCATACAGAAGACTCCTCTCAACAAGCCCCCCCTCAGCTCCACCCTGTCCGACGCCAAACCTAAACCACCTCCAGCACTCACCTCCAAGCCCAGCTGGGTAAAACACAACACTGGGGGTGTGCCCTCCACAGCCAGCTCCGCACTCAAAATACCACCTTTACAACAAAAAACGAGCAGCAGCCTTATAAAACTATGGCAGCAAAATGAAGATAAGGCAGGGGCAAACATGGACACCGCGGACAAGCCTTCACCTCAGACAAAGCCCCCGTCCAACTTTAGGGCTTCTCAGAATATGTCCAACAAGGAGAAGGACAACAGCGAGCAGCCAGAAAATGGTGGAACCAGCAAAGCGCCAGGCTCTGCCGCTAACTCCGTACCTCCTGCCAAACCTCCAGCCGCTAAAAAGCCTAGCTTGAAGCGGTACACCAAGGACTCCCCTCAGCTTGGCACCGATAACGGTGTTGCCATTGGCCCCAAGCGTAACCCTCTACCCAACAGTTTAGCTTTGGGTACTGCTCCTGCTAAACCCAACCGACCCCCCAAAGTCAACCTGGAGAACTTCAAAAGAGGTGCTGTGGCCTCTGAGGATG GTCCAGGCACCTTGGGGAAATCCATCATCCCAGCTCCTCTTCCAAGTAACCACCGCAACCATGTGAtccctcctccagcagctcaggCTGACTTCCCCAGTCTTCCCCCACGACACCCTGGATCCAT GATCGAACAAGAGGAAATCTACGATGATCTTGATGAAGTAAACAGCAATCCTCCACCTCTACCACTACCCTCAG GTCACCCCAGTCAGTGGGCAAAG GAGGGACttgaggatgatgatgacggAGACACGTATGATGATCTCGACGAACGATG GGAGGAAgttgaacaaaaacaagaaaagcagaaagagaaagaggcaaaggagatgaaaaaacaacaggaggctgagaagaaggagcagaagGAACGGGAGAAGAAGGAACAAGATGCTAGAAAGAAATTCAAG ttggtTGGGCCCCTGGAGGTCATCCAGCAGGGTAAAGCTTGTGTGGACTGCAAAGGCAATAAAACCGACCTTCTTCTGAAGCTGGGAGACAGTCTGGACATCTTACGTGTCCAAGGAAACCCAGAGGGGAAATGGTTGGGACGGACTCAGGATGGATCCA TCGGTTACGTAAAAACCGTCTCAGTGGAAATTGATTTCAACTCGCTGAAGAATCGTTCAAGTCAGCAGGAGTCCGACCCTGAAGTCTACGATGACATTGATGTGCTCTCCGCTGATAACGG TGGCATTAAGGGACCAGGAG TTGTCCTTCCGCCGCTGccgggagaggaaggagaaataTACGATGATGTTAGTGATCCAAACCTGGAAGGCAG TCCCGTGGACTCCAGGGCTTCCTTCGTGAAGTCGCGCAGCTTCCTGCGGATGTTTGAGCGGAACAATCGTCTTGCCAGCACTAAAGT AGTGCCTCCACCGAGCCAGTTCGCTGCACAGGGGAATTCAG ATCAGGCAGAGGATGAGGAAATATACGACGATGTTGACTCTCAAAATCAGCCTCCACCTCTGCCCAG CTTTCCAAACCTAAAAGGCAGAAGCAGGAATGAAGAGATGGACccgaagaagcagaagaagtttgagaaagaggagaaggaattCCGGAAAAAGTTTAAA TATGATGGCGAGATCCAGGTGCTGCACCAGGTGACCATCGTCCACACGCTGACCAATAAGAGGTGGAATGGGAAAGAGCTGCCAGTCAAAGCAGCCGAGCAACTTGACGTCATTGTTGAAGCTGTGGACAACAAACTTATCTGTCGGAATGAAGAGGGCAAAT TTGGTTACGTTTCAACGAGCCACATTGTTACAGA CGATGCTGATATCTACGATGACATCAGAGACG ACTGTGTTTATGACAACGACTGA
- the LOC117771985 gene encoding ATP synthase subunit e, mitochondrial-like yields MVPPVAVSPLIKTARWSALLLGVFYGKQRFDYLKPIAEEERKVEEAEKMAREEQERIYKQLSEANSETILK; encoded by the exons ATGGTTCCTCCAGTCGCAGTTTCTCCGCTCATCAag ACGGCCAGGTGGTCTGCCCTGCTGCTCGGCGTCTTCTATGGCAAACAGAGGTTTG ACTACCTAAAGCCCAttgctgaggaggagaggaaggttGAGGAGGCGGAGAAAATGgccagagaggagcaggaacGCATCTACAAACAGCTGTCAGAAG caaatTCTGAAACCATCCTCAAGTGA